The segment CGAAGCGGTCGACCCGCAGCGTGTCGCCGTCGAGCAGCAGGCGCGCGTCGAGCGGCCCGAAGTTCTGCGCCAGCGCCGGCACGTCGCAGCTCCCGTTCGAGACCACGAGCTCGCCCGAGACACTGGGTCGTGGTGAGCCGCCGCGCACCGCCAGCCGCACGTCGACCTTGCCGTCGATGCGCTGCAGGGCGTCCGGCGCGAACTCGCGCACGAGCGCGAGCTCGAGCTGCGTTCCCTGGAGCTCGAGCGAGGTGTCCGGACTCTCGAGCGCGCGCGCGGGATCGGCGCGCGGCGACCAGGGCAGGGCGAGGCGCGCGCGCAAGCGGTCCTGGCCCGCCGCGACGATGCGCCCGTCGCCGCGCAGCACGCCGTTCGAGGTCGACAGATCCGCGCTGACCGCGCCGACCTCGACCGCGCCGAGCCGCGGTGAGTCCCAGCTCAGGTGACCGGAGATGGCCGGCCGCGGCAGGGCGCCATCGGCGCGCAGCGTCCCGTTGAGCTCGCCGCCCAGCGCCACGTCGGAGCTCGTGAGCAGGGCGACCCGGGCGAGTGACAGGTGTCCGAGCCGGGCCTGCAGCGCAGTCACTCGCGCGAGAGACACGCGGCCCGTGAGCGAGACGGTCTCGTGCGGCGAGAAGCGCAGGTCCGCGCGCTCGATCTGCACGGCGTCGCCGGCGCGGCGCAGCAACACGGGGCCATCGGCGCTGATCGCCAGCTTGGGCGCCACGAGCGAGAGCGGCTCGATGCGGTAGCGGTCGAGGCCGGTGCTGCGCGCGCGCAGGTCCAAGCTGCCGAGCTCGAGCTCCCCCGTGCGCAGGTCGCGTGCCTGGAGCTCGAGCGTGCCGCTGGGCGCGCGCCACTCCCCGGCGAGTCGCAGCTTGGCGCGTGCCTGCCCGCGCGCCTGGGTGCCGACCACCGTGGCCAGCGCCGCCAGATCGGCCACGTCGAGGTCGGCATCGAGCTTCGCGATGCGCTCGAGGTCGCCCGAGCCCGTGGCGCTGAGCACGCCGGCGCTGGTGTGTGCGAGCGCGCGCTCGATGGTCCAGCGGCCGCGCTCGTAGCTGCCCCGCAGCTCGCCGTCGGCGACGCTGAGCCGCCCGATGCGCGACTTCGCCAGCACGAGTGACACGCGGGCCTGGCTGTCGGCGAGGTCGGTACCGGCGGTGTGCGTGGCCTGGATGCTCGCGCTGCCGCCCACGGTGCCGGCCAGCTCGGGCCGCGCCAGCAGCACCGCGAGGTCGAGCGCCCGAGCGTCGGCGCGCAGGTTCGCGCTGGCGGCGGCGTCGGGGTCGAGCCAGCCGGCCAGGTCGGTGTCACCCTCGATCCGCACCTGGCCGAAGCTGCTCTCGAAGTGTGAGTCGCGCAGCGTGAGCTTCGAGCCGTCGAGCCGCGCATCCAGCCGGGCTCCGAGCAGCGCCCGGCCTCCGATCAGCCCCGGCTGCACGTCGGCCGTGGCCGCCGCGGCGCCGGGCCAGCTCGGATCGCCGACGCGCGGCAACACCCACCCGTGTAGCTCGCCGTCGAGCGTCGCGGCCAGGTGACTCGGCGCGCCCGCCTGAAGCCAGACCGCGTCGAGCGTCGCGCCGTCGAGCCGCACCTCGCCGACCTCGAGCGAGAACGGCCGCTCCTCGTCGGGTGTCGCCACGTCGTCCGGTCCCGGCTGCCACGGCCAGGCGCCGCGCGCGTTCTGCGCGAGCGAGAGCACGGCGCCGGTGAGCCGCGCGTGCGGCACGATCACGCGCCGCTCGCCCCAGAGCGAACGCAGGTCGAGCGCGAGCTCCGCCTGGGCGATGCGCACCACCACGGCTCCACCGCGCTCGAGCTGCACGTCGTGCAGCGTGAGCTCCGGGTAGAGCGGCCCCGAGATCGCGCCGATCCGCACGCGCCCCCGCAGGCCCGCCTCGGCGAGCGCCGAGGTCAGCTGCTCCTCGGCCAGGCTGCGCAGCCGCTCGCGCTGCCAGCCGTGCGACAGCGCCCACCAGCTGCCGGCGACCGCGGCGCCCAGCGCGAGCGCGAGCGCGCACGTCGCGAGCAAGAGGAACCGGAAGATGCGCCAGAGCTTCATGTCAAAACGGTTGGCCGATCGCGAACCAGAGCCGGACGTGGTCGACCCCGGCCGGGGGGTCCAGGGGGCCGGCGATGTCGACTCTAACCGGTCCGAGGGGGGTCGAGTATCGAAAGCCGATCCCGACCGCGGTGCGGAGCTTCTCGGGCCGCCAATTCCAGGGGTCGCGAGAGAGTTGCCCGGCGTCGACGAAAGTGGCGCCGTGCAGCTCGCCCCAGATCGGGAAGCGCAGCTCCGCGGAGCCGGTGAGCAGGCTCTGGCCGCCGATCGCCTTGCCGGGGGCGTCGTCTGGCCCGAGGTGCTGGAAGTCGTAGCCGCGCACGGTGGCCGCGCCGCCTGCGTACAAGAGCTTGGTCACGGGCAGCTCGGAGTTCGCGGTGTCGCCGTAGCCGGCGATCGTTGCGAGCGTCACTCGCCCGGCGAGCACGGTCGGCCCGATCGGCAGGAAGGCGCGCCCGTCGAGCGTCCAGCGCACGTAGTTCTTCTCCGAGCCCAGCACGTTGCTGGCGGTCTCGATGTCGGTCTCGAGCCAGGTGCCCTTCGTGGGGTCTACCAGGCTGTCGGCGGTGATGCGGCGGATGCCGATGTCGATGTCGCCCAGCCGGAATTGTTCGAGCTGGGACTGGATGCCGCTCGCGACCTTGCGCACGTCGGTCCATTCCACGTTGTAGCCGACGTGACCGCTCCAGCCGAGCCGCAGCGGCCGCTCGACCGCGACGCCGGTCACCAGCGCCACGTCGTCGTACGCGGGCATGGTGTCGTCGCGGATGCGCGCGTCGAACCACATGGTGGTGCGCGGATCGGGCATGTGCGGCTCGCGCAGCGTGGCCTGGAACTCGTTGGTGATCGACGAGTAGCGCGCGCGGATGTCGAGGCTGTCGGCGCGGCCCAACACGTTCCGGTGTAGCCAGCCGACCTGCGCGCGCAGCCGGTCCTCGGTGCCGTAGCCCAGCCCGATGCGCACGTTGCGCAGCGGCCGCTCCTCGACCTTCACGTCGACGTCGCGAGTCAGCTTGCCCGGGGGCGGGCCCTCGGGCGGCGTGTTCGGGTCCGCGGGCTCGAGCTCGATCACGGTGCTCTGGAACACGCCCAGATCGGAGATCTGGCGCTGACTCTTCTGCACGTCGGCTTCCGAGTACACGTCGCCGGGCTTGAAGGCGAGTTCGCGCCGGATCACCTCGTCGCTCACCGTCTTCTGGCCCGAGATGTGGATCTGGCCCACCACGACGCGCGGGCCGGGGTGCACGACCCAGTCGACGCTCGCGGTGTTGGTCGCGAGGTCCACCACCCCGCCGCCGCTGAGCTGCGCGTCGGCGAAGCCCGCGTTGCCCAGGCCCTGGAGCAGCGCGCGCTTGGCGCCGCCGTAGCCGCCGACCGTGAACAGGTCGCCCTTCTTGAGCGGCAGCTTGTCGACCAGGCGAGACTTCCAGCGCTCCGCGCCGCCCGGCAGCTGCGAGAGATCGACCGACAGCGTGTCCAGGTGCACGGCCGGGCCCTCGTCGACGTCGATCGCGATCTCGACCTGGTGGTGACTCTCGTCCCAGATCAGGGAGTAACTCGCCTGCGTGCGATAGTGCGCGAACTCGCGGTAGGTGGCCGCGATGCGCTGCATGTCGCCTTCCAGGGTCGCCTCGTCGAAGCCCGGCCGGTCGACCCAAGGCTTCCACCACGGCCGCGCCTGCGTGAACAGGCGCGCCTCGAGGTCGGACTCGG is part of the Myxococcota bacterium genome and harbors:
- a CDS encoding translocation/assembly module TamB produces the protein MKLWRIFRFLLLATCALALALGAAVAGSWWALSHGWQRERLRSLAEEQLTSALAEAGLRGRVRIGAISGPLYPELTLHDVQLERGGAVVVRIAQAELALDLRSLWGERRVIVPHARLTGAVLSLAQNARGAWPWQPGPDDVATPDEERPFSLEVGEVRLDGATLDAVWLQAGAPSHLAATLDGELHGWVLPRVGDPSWPGAAAATADVQPGLIGGRALLGARLDARLDGSKLTLRDSHFESSFGQVRIEGDTDLAGWLDPDAAASANLRADARALDLAVLLARPELAGTVGGSASIQATHTAGTDLADSQARVSLVLAKSRIGRLSVADGELRGSYERGRWTIERALAHTSAGVLSATGSGDLERIAKLDADLDVADLAALATVVGTQARGQARAKLRLAGEWRAPSGTLELQARDLRTGELELGSLDLRARSTGLDRYRIEPLSLVAPKLAISADGPVLLRRAGDAVQIERADLRFSPHETVSLTGRVSLARVTALQARLGHLSLARVALLTSSDVALGGELNGTLRADGALPRPAISGHLSWDSPRLGAVEVGAVSADLSTSNGVLRGDGRIVAAGQDRLRARLALPWSPRADPARALESPDTSLELQGTQLELALVREFAPDALQRIDGKVDVRLAVRGGSPRPSVSGELVVSNGSCDVPALAQNFGPLDARLLLDGDTLRVDRFVLREGPKGTAELTGAVKLEGLQPAAADLKLVIDDFPIRWQTTVQAHAFGSLDLRGPVQSLVADGEIELRSFRYSLAGGTDPLLGEVTVKDSSLPAKPARETPASVSELWTRAATNVRVVVPKDGRVQGQGASLEIAGALVASKSPGGPLLVKGAIDSQHGSYRLRGKTFIVERAHVAFVGRPDLDPDLDVRAMHRVRNVKVYALVRGRASSPSVQLTSDPPYPQDDVLALLLFGKTRDELGQQQAGQLQSAIAGTAGAAALDSLSTRLGLDIPIDTLEVDDSESSTGSANTTVGIGGYVTEDIFVRYGRGVGPDSESNVRVDWRFRKRWSVETSISTRGDSSADLVWTYDY
- a CDS encoding BamA/TamA family outer membrane protein, yielding MRPRYPRSLAALALLLCCSAGARADEEPPPPPPPAEVVGSISWHGVSALAESDLEARLFTQARPWWKPWVDRPGFDEATLEGDMQRIAATYREFAHYRTQASYSLIWDESHHQVEIAIDVDEGPAVHLDTLSVDLSQLPGGAERWKSRLVDKLPLKKGDLFTVGGYGGAKRALLQGLGNAGFADAQLSGGGVVDLATNTASVDWVVHPGPRVVVGQIHISGQKTVSDEVIRRELAFKPGDVYSEADVQKSQRQISDLGVFQSTVIELEPADPNTPPEGPPPGKLTRDVDVKVEERPLRNVRIGLGYGTEDRLRAQVGWLHRNVLGRADSLDIRARYSSITNEFQATLREPHMPDPRTTMWFDARIRDDTMPAYDDVALVTGVAVERPLRLGWSGHVGYNVEWTDVRKVASGIQSQLEQFRLGDIDIGIRRITADSLVDPTKGTWLETDIETASNVLGSEKNYVRWTLDGRAFLPIGPTVLAGRVTLATIAGYGDTANSELPVTKLLYAGGAATVRGYDFQHLGPDDAPGKAIGGQSLLTGSAELRFPIWGELHGATFVDAGQLSRDPWNWRPEKLRTAVGIGFRYSTPLGPVRVDIAGPLDPPAGVDHVRLWFAIGQPF